The proteins below are encoded in one region of Homo sapiens chromosome 8, GRCh38.p14 Primary Assembly:
- the GNRH1 gene encoding progonadoliberin-1 isoform 1 precursor (isoform 1 precursor is encoded by transcript variant 1), whose protein sequence is MCLRMKPIQKLLAGLILLTWCVEGCSSQHWSYGLRPGGKRDAENLIDSFQEIVKEVGQLAETQRFECTTHQPRSPLRDLKGALESLIEEETGQKKI, encoded by the exons ATGTGCCTTAGAATGAAGCCAATTCAAAAACTCCTAGCTGGCCTTATTCTACTGACTTGGTGCGTGGAAGGCTGCTCCAGCCAGCACTGGTCCTATGGACTGCGCCCTGGAGGAAAGAGAGATGCCGAAAATTTGATTGATTCTTTCCAAGAG ATAGTCAAAGAGGTTGGTCAACTGGCAGAAACCCAACGCTTCGAATGCACCACGCACCAGCCACGTTCTCCCCTCCGAGACCTGAAAGGAGCTCTG gAAAGTCTGATTGAAGAGGAAACTGGGCAGAAGAAGATTTAA
- the GNRH1 gene encoding progonadoliberin-1 isoform 2 preproprotein (isoform 2 preproprotein is encoded by transcript variant 2) encodes MKPIQKLLAGLILLTWCVEGCSSQHWSYGLRPGGKRDAENLIDSFQEIVKEVGQLAETQRFECTTHQPRSPLRDLKGALESLIEEETGQKKI; translated from the exons ATGAAGCCAATTCAAAAACTCCTAGCTGGCCTTATTCTACTGACTTGGTGCGTGGAAGGCTGCTCCAGCCAGCACTGGTCCTATGGACTGCGCCCTGGAGGAAAGAGAGATGCCGAAAATTTGATTGATTCTTTCCAAGAG ATAGTCAAAGAGGTTGGTCAACTGGCAGAAACCCAACGCTTCGAATGCACCACGCACCAGCCACGTTCTCCCCTCCGAGACCTGAAAGGAGCTCTG gAAAGTCTGATTGAAGAGGAAACTGGGCAGAAGAAGATTTAA